Proteins from a single region of Hypomesus transpacificus isolate Combined female chromosome 9, fHypTra1, whole genome shotgun sequence:
- the kif17 gene encoding kinesin-like protein KIF17, with amino-acid sequence MQGATEPAPQRGVIPRAFEHIFESIQCAENTKFLVRASYLEIYNEEIRDLLGHDTKQKIELKEHPERGVYVRDLSMHTVHSVGECERIMEQGWRNRSVGYTLMNKDSSRSHSIFTIHLEICTTDAAGKDHLRAGKLNLVDLAGSERQSKTGATGERLREATKINLSLSALGNVISALVDGRSKHIPYRDSKLTRLLQDSLGGNTRTLMVACLSPADNNYEESLSTLRYANRAKSIQNRPRINEDPKDALLREYQEEIKLLRALISGQLGTTNLSSLLEGQRSEAPPGVPSRPQSSTTEAEKEKIKEEYEDKLSRLQAEYSAEQESKAKLQEDITALRCSYETKLAHLEASRATRGRSSSTTESSSHVTQVQEEPCPTPGEPSLASAEDRPLVKGVQAQAAHQVMGVQRGSEGDSHADSPSLSTPGPLDQKHVLERLQRLEQEMVGGEQARNQELQRRHRQRKTLADQRKKHLIKALSQSGEDSDYVLLNVYDSIQEEVHAKRLLLDKTQGKLKAARLEIRDLEAEFELERNDYLSTIRRLEREAQLLASLLERMAPLVRRDCNYSNLDRLRKEASWDEDGGTWRLPEVVVQKTALPSAVCASAPRLAARRASGTDPAELFLDEGDKYKEMLNRSDSENIASNYFRSKRATQLLGGDSLKGLAVHATPASNGAAHLTSSGSNIAPPLSAESLLPRPFRLESLGPPSSNGKVKRKKSKSHILSEGN; translated from the exons ATGCAGGGGGCGACCGAGCCCGCGCCCCAGAGAGGGGTCATACCCCGAGCTTTCGAGCATATCTTCGAGAGTATTCAG TGTGCCGAAAACACCAAGTTCCTCGTGAGGGCATCCTACCTGGAGATCTACAATGAGGAGATACGAGACCTGTTGGGACACGACACCAAACAAAAAATTGAG CTGAAGGAGCACCCAGAGCGGGGCGTGTACGTGCGGGATCTGTCCATGCACACGGTGCACAGTGTGGGGGAATGTGAGCGTAtcatggagcagggctggaggaaccGCTCGGTGGGCTACACCCTCATGAACAAGGACTCCTCCCGCTCGCACTCCATCTTCACCATCCACCTGGAGATCTGCACCACAG ATGCAGCAGGTAAGGACCACCTGCGGGCCGGCAAGCTCAACCTGGTGGACCTGGCGGGCAGCGAACGCCAGTCCAAGACGGGCGCCACCGGCGAGCGCCTCCGCGAGGCCACCAAGATCAACCTGTCCCTGTCAGCCCTGGGGAACGTCATCTCGGCGCTGGTGGACGGCCGGTCCAAACACATCCCCTACAGGGACTCCAAGCTGACGCGGCTGCTCCAGGACTCCCTGGGCGGGAACACACGCACCCTCATGGTGGCCTGCCTCTCCCCGGCCGACAACAACTACGAGGAGAGCCTCAGCACGCTGCGCTATGCCAACCG GGCCAAGAGCATCCAGAACCGGCCCCGGATCAACGAGGACCCCAAGGACGCTCTCTTGAGGGAGTACCAGGAGGAGATCAAGCTGCTGCGGGCCCTGATCTCTGGACAGCTGGGGACCACCAACCTCTCAT CTCTGCTGGAGGGCCAGAGGTCCGAGGCGCCCCCCGGTGTTCCGTCCAGGCCACAGTCCAGCACCACCGAGGCTGAGAAGGAGAAGATCAAAGAG GAGTATGAGGACAAGCTGTCCAGGCTGCAGGCAGAGTACAGTGCAGAGCAGGAGTCcaaggccaagctgcaggaggaCATCACGGCCCTGCGCTGCTCCTACGAGACCAAGCTGGCTCACCTGGAGGCCTCCAGGGCCACCAGAGGGCGCTCCAGCTCCACCACAG AGAGCTCCAGCCATGTGACCCAGGTTCAGGAGGAGCCCTGTCCCACCCCTGGTGAGCCCTCCTTGGCCTCAGCCGAGGACCGTCCCCTGGTCAAG ggGGTCCAGGCCCAGGCTGCTCACCAGGTGATGGGGGTCCAGAGAGGCTCAGAGGGGGACAGCCATGCAgactcaccctccctctccaccccaggACCTCTGGACCAGAAACATGTGCTGGAGAG GCTGCAGCgtctggagcaggagatggTGGGCGGCGAGCAGGCCAGGAACCAGGAGCTGCAGCGCCGCCACCGCCAGAGGAAGACCCTGGCCGACCAGCGGAAGAAGCACCTGATCAAGGCGCTGTCCCAGAGCGGCGAGGACAGCGACTACGTCCTCCTCAACGTCTACGACTCCATCCAGGAGGAGGTGCACGCCAAGAGGCTGCTGCTGGACAAGACCCAGGGCAAG CTGAAGGCAGCCAGGCTGGAGATCCGGGACCTGGAGGCCGAGTTTGAGCTGGAGAGGAACGACTACCTGTCCACCAtccggaggctggagagagaggcccagCTGCTGGCCAGCCTGCTGGAGCGCATGGCCCCCCTGGTGCGCAGAGACTGCAACTACAGCAACCTGGACCGCCTGCGCAAGGAGGCCAGCTGGGACGAGGACGGCGGCACCTGGAGGCTGCCTGAGGTGGTGGTGCAGAAGACCGCCCTGCCGTCAG CCGTGTGTGCGTCCGCCCCGAGGCTCGCGGCACGGCGAGCATCAGGGACAGACCCAGCCGAGCTCTTCCTG GACGAGGGGGACAAGTATAAAGAAATGCTGAACCGCAGCGACAGCGAGAACATCGCCAGCAACTACTTCAGGTCCAAGAGAGCGACCCAGCTGCTGGGCGGAGACTCACTGAAGGGCCTCG CCGTCCACGCAACGCCCGCCAGCAACGGCGCCGCCCACCTGACCTCCAGCGGCTCCAACATCGCGCCCCCCCTCAGCGCCGAGTCGCTCCTCCCCCGGCCCTTCCGTCTGGAGTCCCtgggccccccctcctccaacgGCAAGGTCAAGAGGAAGAAGAGTAAAAGCCACATCCTGTCTGAGGGCAACTGA
- the cdca9 gene encoding borealin-2 isoform X2, whose protein sequence is MTSKRTRKVSAEGHFMEQMSEMRQKKAALFIQQFEKDAQDRINEMVSKMEQNLATVDRVFKVELMKMPPALQNTLIKDLINGGLSAGDVTIAVKNESPEMDQPLTRKHSGKKVKVTDGAPKRITGSQTRKTLEAAKKATNKTRSLVTSSSAGSLRCASTSTCKRAVSRIAKTSDQSALSSKQRAVLLSSGNDRMSCFAAGSAPYVTISTSLGETVCLSEETKDEIDVRQMDEMAVLQMQRLMKLMVYLANKFKLNSL, encoded by the exons ATGACTTCAAAGCGAACGAGAAAAGTGAGTGCCGAAGGGCATTTCATGGAGCAAATGAGCGAGATGCGTCAAAAGAAAGCGGCTCTTTTTATCCAACAGTTCGAGAAAGATG CGCAAGACCGCATCAACGAGATGGTGTCTAAAATGGAGCAAAATCTTGCCACGGTAGATCGTGTGTTCAAAGTGGAACTAATGAAAATGCCACCTGCCCTCCAGAATACATTAATCAAAGATTTGATAAATG GTGGTTTGTCAGCTGGAGACGTAACGATTGCTGTTAAG AAcgagtctcctgaaatggatCAGCCACTCACAAGGAAGCACAGCGGCAAAAAAG TTAAAGTCACCGATGGTGCACCCAAACGGATCACAGGATCTCAGACAAGGAAAACGTTAGAAGCAGCCAAG AAGGCAACCAACAAAACAAGATCTCTTGTTACAAGTTCAAGCGCAGGAAGCTTAAG GTGTGCCTCTACCTCAACTTGTAAGAGAGCAGTGTCTCGTATCGCCAAAACCAGTGACCAGAGTGCACTGAGTAGTAAACAAAG AGCGGTGCTGCTGTCGAGCGGTAATGACCGCATGTCCTGTTTCGCGGCAGGGTCTGCACCATACGTCACCATATCTACCTCTCTTGGGGag ACAGTTTGTCTTTCTGAAGAGACCAAGGACGAGATTGACGtgaggcaaatggatgaaatgGCTGTTCTTCAGATGCAAAGGCTGATG AAACTGATGGTGTACCTAGCCAACAAGTTTAAACTGAACAGTCTTTAA
- the cdca9 gene encoding borealin-2 isoform X1 — MTSKRTRKVSAEGHFMEQMSEMRQKKAALFIQQFEKDAQDRINEMVSKMEQNLATVDRVFKVELMKMPPALQNTLIKDLINAGGLSAGDVTIAVKNESPEMDQPLTRKHSGKKVKVTDGAPKRITGSQTRKTLEAAKKATNKTRSLVTSSSAGSLRCASTSTCKRAVSRIAKTSDQSALSSKQRAVLLSSGNDRMSCFAAGSAPYVTISTSLGETVCLSEETKDEIDVRQMDEMAVLQMQRLMKLMVYLANKFKLNSL, encoded by the exons ATGACTTCAAAGCGAACGAGAAAAGTGAGTGCCGAAGGGCATTTCATGGAGCAAATGAGCGAGATGCGTCAAAAGAAAGCGGCTCTTTTTATCCAACAGTTCGAGAAAGATG CGCAAGACCGCATCAACGAGATGGTGTCTAAAATGGAGCAAAATCTTGCCACGGTAGATCGTGTGTTCAAAGTGGAACTAATGAAAATGCCACCTGCCCTCCAGAATACATTAATCAAAGATTTGATAAATG CAGGTGGTTTGTCAGCTGGAGACGTAACGATTGCTGTTAAG AAcgagtctcctgaaatggatCAGCCACTCACAAGGAAGCACAGCGGCAAAAAAG TTAAAGTCACCGATGGTGCACCCAAACGGATCACAGGATCTCAGACAAGGAAAACGTTAGAAGCAGCCAAG AAGGCAACCAACAAAACAAGATCTCTTGTTACAAGTTCAAGCGCAGGAAGCTTAAG GTGTGCCTCTACCTCAACTTGTAAGAGAGCAGTGTCTCGTATCGCCAAAACCAGTGACCAGAGTGCACTGAGTAGTAAACAAAG AGCGGTGCTGCTGTCGAGCGGTAATGACCGCATGTCCTGTTTCGCGGCAGGGTCTGCACCATACGTCACCATATCTACCTCTCTTGGGGag ACAGTTTGTCTTTCTGAAGAGACCAAGGACGAGATTGACGtgaggcaaatggatgaaatgGCTGTTCTTCAGATGCAAAGGCTGATG AAACTGATGGTGTACCTAGCCAACAAGTTTAAACTGAACAGTCTTTAA
- the zgc:158258 gene encoding specifically androgen-regulated gene protein, protein MPKSDTWPGGITMETMAGMDSAGSCDSVVSMNSSYSDDSLEHLSAEEKACLMFLEETIESLSTEEDSGLSNDEPDRLPTPGNLANKMANLSASMGQSKLYNVSRHTCDQPAREGKPSEPAYSYLVPTPLVMANISSSLQPKTRPGLEPNKENFQPGSKASFSVTKPRSGQCGVPSEVNVVVVPPPTKVRGPPGGPEVGLPRGPLSYEALVQLRKSASMKRAPDSPGADPSRDRNKQPSGPTTPLQGHHGSSHPTTPSDPHPQKPIRSNPSPPVVAPKPQRMPSRSPKEVAAASPTSDSLQSERVRKEALLKLGLLRDSTPEPKRVDSSLCPLKSHSYWDLSAHSVLKEPGLSNPGQGHPFSYIQGSREALSKPRPVQSSSSLLLHRSRSEEPAAPLSHPLRPSGVKAATLERSGVGLGSHATEQSVPKPLSDALSSQRKAGCGPPVGSSKAPETVSSTAASAKHGAQKPAQLVGFSVVRVPNMGEDRKQALRKLGLLKD, encoded by the exons ATGCCAAAGAGTGACACGTGGCCTGGTGgcatcaccatggagaccatGGCTGGCATGGACAGCGCGGGAAGTTGTGACAGTGTGGTCAGCATGAACTCGAGTTAC AGTGACGACAGCCTGGAGCATCTCTCTGCTGAGGAGAAGGCCTGCCTCATGTTCCTGGAGGAGACTATCGAGTCCCTCAGCACCGAGGAAGACAGCGGATTGTCCAATGACGAGCCAGATCGTCTGCCCACCCCCGGCAACTTGGCTAACAAGATGGCCAATCTCTCAGCCTCCATGGGGCAAAGCAAGCTTTACA ATGTATCCAGACATACCTGTGACCAGCCAGCCAGGGAAGGTAAGCCATCTGAGCCAGCGTACAGCTACCTGGTTCCCACCCCCCTGGTCATGGCCAACATCTCCTCCAGCCTGCAGCccaagaccagaccaggcctggAGCCAAACAAGGAAAACTTCCAACCCGGGTCCAAGGCCTCATTCTCAGTCACCAAGCCCAGGTCGGGTCAATGTGGGGTCCCGTCCGAGGTGAACGTTGTGGTGGTCCCTCCTCCCACCAAAGTCCGGGGCCCTCCAGGAGGCCCTGAGGTGGGGTTACCCCGAGGCCCTCTGTCCTATGAAGCTCTGGTCCAGCTGAGGAAGAGTGCCTCCATGAAGAGAGCTCCCGACAGCCCCGGAGCTGacccctccagagacaggaaCAAACAGCCGTCGGGTCCCACCACACCCTTGCAGGGTCACCATGGGAGCAGCCACCCCACGACCCCCTCTGACCCACATCCCCAAAAGCCCATCAGGTCCAACCCCAGTCCACCGGTCGTGGCTCCCAAGCCCCAAAGAATGCCCTCCCGGAGTCCCAAGGAAGTAGCAGCTGCCTCTCCCACCTCAGACTCActgcagagtgagagagtgaggaaggaggCCCTGCTGAAGCTGGGGCTCCTGAGAGACAGCACGCCAGAGCCCAAGCGTGTGGACTCCTCGCTCTGCCCTCTCAAGTCCCACTCTTACTGGGACCTCTCTGCTCACAGCGTCCTTAAAGAGCCAGGCCTCAGCAACCCGGGACAAGGCCATCCCTTCTCCTACATCCAGGGTTCCAGGGAGGCCCTGTCTAAGCCCCGGCCAgtgcagagcagcagcagtctcCTTCTCCATCGCTCCAGGAGCGAGGAGCCTGCCGCACCCCTCTCACACCCGCTGAGACCCAGCGGGGTCAAGGCTGCCACCCTGGAGCGCTCCGGGGTCGGGCTGGGAAGCCATGCCACTGAGCAGAGCGTCCCCAAGCCCCTCTCTGATGCCCTGAGCAGCCAGAGGAAGGCTGGATGTGGTCCTCCAGTTGGCTCAAGCAAAGCCCCAGAAACGGTCTCTTCCACTGCTGCTTCTGCCAAGCACGGGGCCCAAAAACCTGCACAGCTGGTGGGGTTCAGTGTGGTGAGGGTGCCCAACATGGGAGAGGATAGAAAGCAGGCCCTGAGGAAACTCGGCCTGCTGAAAGACTAG
- the yod1 gene encoding ubiquitin thioesterase OTU1 translates to MLRLRCKTKNGSHIMQGLTHQSCVQELKSKVEELTGIPCDIQKIMVGYPPSSLDLRDGDAHLKDYPIKSGDTLIVEEEKNKPKPQANAVVTPIPKGPKLDCPPVLARRVVPADNSCLFTSVSYVVEGGVYDPACAPEMRGLIAQIVSSDPAAYSEAVLGKTNDEYCAWIRRDDTWGGAIEVSILSKFYQCEIGVVDTQTVRVDRFGEDAGYHKRVLLIYDGIHYDPLQKEAPGSDAPPQTVFSTTDDVILAQALELADEARRKRQFTDVNRFALRCMVCQTGLVGQKEAREHAKETGHTNFGEV, encoded by the exons ATGTTGAGGCTACGTTGTAAGACCAAAAACGGCAGCCACATCATGCAGGGCCTGACGCACCAGTCCTGTGTGCAGGAGCTGAAGAGCAAGGTGGAGGAGCTGACGGGAATCCCCTGTGACATCCAGAAGATCATGGTGGGCTACCCTCCTTCCAGTCTGGACTTGAGGGACGGAGATGCCCACCTCAAGGATTACCCCATCAAATCAG GTGACACGCTCatcgtggaggaggagaagaacaagCCCAAGCCCCAGGCTAACGCCGTGGTCACCCCCATCCCAAAGGGCCCGAAGCTGGACTGTCCTCCGGTGCTGGCCCGCCGCGTCGTCCCGGCCGACAACTCCTGCCTGTTCACCAGCGTCTCCTACGTGGTGGAGGGCGGCGTCTACGACCCGGCCTGCGCCCCGGAGATGCGGGGCCTGATCGCCCAGATCGTGTCCAGCGACCCCGCGGCGTACTCGGAGGCCGTGCTGGGCAAGACCAACGACGAGTACTGCGCCTGGATCCGCCGGGACGACACCTGGGGCGGCGCCATCGAGGTGTCCATCCTTTCCAAGTTCTACCAGTGCGAGATCGGCGTGGTGGACACGCAGACGGTCCGCGTGGACCGCTTCGGCGAGGACGCTGGCTACCACAAGCGCGTGCTGCTCATCTACGACGGCATCCACTACGACCCCCTCCAGAAGGAGGCGCCCGGCTCGGACGCGCCGCCCCAGACTGTGTTCTCCACCACGGACGATGTGATCCTGGCGCAGGCCCTGGAGCTGGCAGACGAGGCCCGCAGGAAGAGGCAGTTCACGGACGTCAACCGCTTCGCGCTGCGCTGCATGGTGTGCCAGACGGGCCTGGTCGGACAGAAGGAGGCCCGCGAGCATGCCAAGGAGACGGGCCACACCAACTTCGGagaggtgtga
- the pfkfb2b gene encoding 6-phosphofructo-2-kinase/fructose-2,6-bisphosphatase 2 isoform X1: MSASILRESGSADAKKTEARVNEKKCSWASYMTNSPTVIVMIGLPARGKTYMSKKLTRYLNWIGVPTKVFNLGVYRREAVRAYKSYDFFRHDNEEAMKIRKQCALVALQDVKAYLNEEGGQIAVFDATNTTRERRDLIHGFVKENAFKVFFVESVCDDPEVIAANILEVKVSSPDYPERHRERVMDDFLKRIECYKVTYQPLDPDEYDKDLSFIKVMNVGRRFLVNKVQDYIQSKIVYYLMNIHVHSHSIYLCRHGESSHNVEGRIGGDSELSPRGKQFSHLLRGFIEDHQLSDLKVWTSQLRRTIQTAEELAVPYEQWKILNEIDAGVCEEMSYDMIQNSFPEEFALRDQDKYHYRYPGGESYQDLVQRLEPVIMELERQGNVLVVCHQAVMRCLLAYFLDKNADDLPYLKCPLHTVLKLTPVAYGCKVEMFNLNVEAVNTHRDRPLDKVRREPAPTLHRRNSYTPLSSHDQVKRPRLYSAGNRPWLPLATTPSDLQFPEMPEGQPSQESLCDGIDLDSPTESSGCVRF; the protein is encoded by the exons ATGTCAGCAAGCATTCTGAGGGAGTCTGGCTCGGCTGACGCCAAGAAAACCGAGGCCAGAGTGAACGAGAAGAAATGCT cgtggGCCTCATACATGACCAACTCCCCCACGGTCATTGTAATGATCGGCCTGCCGGCCAGGGGCAAGACCTACATGTCCAAGAAGTTGACCCGCTACCTCAACTGGATAGGAGTGCCAaccaaag TGTTTAACCTGGGCGTGTACCGGAGAGAGGCCGTCCGAGCCTACAAGTCCTACGACTTCTTCCGCCACGATAACGAGGAGGCTATGAAAATAAGGAA ACAGTGTGCTCTGGTGGCCCTGCAGGATGTCAAGGCCTACCTGAacgaggagggaggacagatcGCT GTCTTTGATGCCACAAACACAACCCGCGAAAGAAGAGACCTCATTCATGGCTTTGTCAAAGAGAACGCATTCAAG GTGTTCTTTGTGGAGTCAGTGTGTGACGACCCCGAAGTTATCGCTGCTAATATTCTG GAGGTGAAAGTGTCGAGTCCGGACTACCcagagaggcatagagagagggtgatggatgACTTCCTTAAACGAATAGAGTGCTACAAGGTCACATACCAGCCCCTCGACCCTGACGAATATGACAA GGACCTGTCCTTCATCAAGGTGATGAACGTGGGCCGCAGGTTCCTGGTGAACAAGGTCCAGGACTACATCCAGAGCAAGATTGTCTACTACCTCATGAACATCCATGTCCACTCGCACTCCATCTACCTGTGTCGCCACGGAGAGAGCAGCCACAACGTCGAGGGGCGGATTGGGGGAGACTCCGAGCTCTCTCCTCGGGGGAAGCAG ttCTCCCACCTGCTGCGTGGCTTCATTGAAGACCACCAGCTGTCTGACCTGAAGGTGTGGACCAGCCAGCTGAGGAGGACCATCCAGACAGCGGAGGAGCTGGCCGTGCCCTACGAGCAGTGGAAGATCCTCAACGAGATTGACGCA ggtgtgtgtgaggagatgaGCTATGACATGATCCAGAACTCCTTCCCAGAGGAGTTTGCTCTGAGGGACCAGGACAAATACCACTACCGCTACCCTGGAGGGGAG TCCTACCAGGACCTGGTGCAGCGTCTGGAGCCAGTCATCATGGAGCTGGAGCGTCAAGGCAACGTGCTGGTCGTCTGTCACCAGGCAGTCATGCGCTGTCTGCTCGCCTACTTCCTGGACAAGAATGCAG ATGACCTCCCTTATCTGAAGTGTCCTCTGCACACTGTGCTCAAGCTCACTCCTGTGGCCTATG GCTGCAAAGTGGAGATGTTTAACTTGAATGTAGAAGCTGTTAACACGCATCGGGACCGCCCTCTT GATAAGGTGCGGAGGGAACCCGCTCCCACTCTGCACCGGAGGAATAGTTACACCCCTCTGTCCAGTCACGACCAGGTCAAGAGACCCAGGCTCTACAGTGCTGGCAACCGCCCCTGGCTGCCCCTGGCAACCACCCCGTCCGATCTGCAGTTCCCCGAGATGCCAGAGGGACAGCCAAGCCAA GAGTCCCTGTGTGATGGAATCGACCTTGACAGCCCAACAGAGTCGAGTGGCTGTGTCCGCTTCTGA
- the pfkfb2b gene encoding 6-phosphofructo-2-kinase/fructose-2,6-bisphosphatase 2 isoform X2, whose protein sequence is MSASILRESGSADAKKTEARVNEKKCSWASYMTNSPTVIVMIGLPARGKTYMSKKLTRYLNWIGVPTKVFNLGVYRREAVRAYKSYDFFRHDNEEAMKIRKQCALVALQDVKAYLNEEGGQIAVFDATNTTRERRDLIHGFVKENAFKVFFVESVCDDPEVIAANILEVKVSSPDYPERHRERVMDDFLKRIECYKVTYQPLDPDEYDKDLSFIKVMNVGRRFLVNKVQDYIQSKIVYYLMNIHVHSHSIYLCRHGESSHNVEGRIGGDSELSPRGKQFSHLLRGFIEDHQLSDLKVWTSQLRRTIQTAEELAVPYEQWKILNEIDAGVCEEMSYDMIQNSFPEEFALRDQDKYHYRYPGGESYQDLVQRLEPVIMELERQGNVLVVCHQAVMRCLLAYFLDKNADDLPYLKCPLHTVLKLTPVAYGCKVEMFNLNVEAVNTHRDRPLCVGC, encoded by the exons ATGTCAGCAAGCATTCTGAGGGAGTCTGGCTCGGCTGACGCCAAGAAAACCGAGGCCAGAGTGAACGAGAAGAAATGCT cgtggGCCTCATACATGACCAACTCCCCCACGGTCATTGTAATGATCGGCCTGCCGGCCAGGGGCAAGACCTACATGTCCAAGAAGTTGACCCGCTACCTCAACTGGATAGGAGTGCCAaccaaag TGTTTAACCTGGGCGTGTACCGGAGAGAGGCCGTCCGAGCCTACAAGTCCTACGACTTCTTCCGCCACGATAACGAGGAGGCTATGAAAATAAGGAA ACAGTGTGCTCTGGTGGCCCTGCAGGATGTCAAGGCCTACCTGAacgaggagggaggacagatcGCT GTCTTTGATGCCACAAACACAACCCGCGAAAGAAGAGACCTCATTCATGGCTTTGTCAAAGAGAACGCATTCAAG GTGTTCTTTGTGGAGTCAGTGTGTGACGACCCCGAAGTTATCGCTGCTAATATTCTG GAGGTGAAAGTGTCGAGTCCGGACTACCcagagaggcatagagagagggtgatggatgACTTCCTTAAACGAATAGAGTGCTACAAGGTCACATACCAGCCCCTCGACCCTGACGAATATGACAA GGACCTGTCCTTCATCAAGGTGATGAACGTGGGCCGCAGGTTCCTGGTGAACAAGGTCCAGGACTACATCCAGAGCAAGATTGTCTACTACCTCATGAACATCCATGTCCACTCGCACTCCATCTACCTGTGTCGCCACGGAGAGAGCAGCCACAACGTCGAGGGGCGGATTGGGGGAGACTCCGAGCTCTCTCCTCGGGGGAAGCAG ttCTCCCACCTGCTGCGTGGCTTCATTGAAGACCACCAGCTGTCTGACCTGAAGGTGTGGACCAGCCAGCTGAGGAGGACCATCCAGACAGCGGAGGAGCTGGCCGTGCCCTACGAGCAGTGGAAGATCCTCAACGAGATTGACGCA ggtgtgtgtgaggagatgaGCTATGACATGATCCAGAACTCCTTCCCAGAGGAGTTTGCTCTGAGGGACCAGGACAAATACCACTACCGCTACCCTGGAGGGGAG TCCTACCAGGACCTGGTGCAGCGTCTGGAGCCAGTCATCATGGAGCTGGAGCGTCAAGGCAACGTGCTGGTCGTCTGTCACCAGGCAGTCATGCGCTGTCTGCTCGCCTACTTCCTGGACAAGAATGCAG ATGACCTCCCTTATCTGAAGTGTCCTCTGCACACTGTGCTCAAGCTCACTCCTGTGGCCTATG GCTGCAAAGTGGAGATGTTTAACTTGAATGTAGAAGCTGTTAACACGCATCGGGACCGCCCTCTT TGTGTTGGCTGCTAG